The Rhinolophus sinicus isolate RSC01 linkage group LG13, ASM3656204v1, whole genome shotgun sequence sequence CATTGTAagcaaacttatttttttgttgttcatatgTGAAAGACAGAGCCTGTAGTTTTCATCAGAGTTTGAGAGAGGACTGTGACTGAAAACAGATCAGAAACCACTGGTTTAAAGCATTAAtctctaatatttatttcatgtataatAAGAAAAAGATTGTCTTTATAGTCCATCCTCTTAAGAATTGTGTCCCATGTTGCTATGTTACATACTGAAGTGAAATAAAGAGAATCTCTGAATGGGAATGTAAAGCAGCTAAAAAGTGCAGGAGGGGATGTAGTGACGCAGAGAGGTGTAGTGCAGTTGTTCATGCGGTCATGTTAAAGAACTTGTGCCAGCTCATACGTATTAGTCAACAATATTAGGGGACTCAAAAGTTGTTACCTGTTAGGAAAAAGATGAGACTTCTCTCCTGAGTCCTCAAAAGAAAGTTAAATTATGTTAACCCATGCGGTTTTCTATGGTTGTAAAGTGGGTTGTACGTTTTAGGAAGATTTCTACTAAAAATGCTTTATCTGACATTATAGTATTTAAAAGCCTACATTTCTGTTAAGTGGGAAATGTATTAATTCAGAATACCTTCCATATTCTccagaaataaattaatgactCAAACATGAATGTAATACAAAAATATTGGTGTAGActcttttttaatggtttataaaattatatttgctgatttaataataaatctataaatttgTTCCTTGAGACATACACACTGTCTTTGAAGTGCCGTATTAACATTGTATCctaattcattttctaaaaatcccATCCAAAAAAGCTTTTATATAATCAATTATACGGGTTTAAGTTGCATACAGCATTAGATATATTACTTTTATACAGCattggtttcttatttttaaagtgaaatcaaGTTAAATTAAACCATATaggtacatttatatttatatggcCCTCTTAGTGAATTATTTTCAGAGTCATTCAAAATGAAGCTCATTTCCTTTCAGAATAGAGTTACCAGACTAGTATATTTGGAGAAAACTGCAGATATGGTCCATCCTAATTTGAATAAGGCCTTTGAGAAAGCTATTGTGGTACTATTTTGATTGAGATGGAGATAGTGCTTAGTTGGTTTCAttgaaaaattactttcaaaggaTATTGCTTAATGACTGGGTATGAGCTtggaaggaattttatttttaatcttaggatctctttttaaaaatagcttcttaatgtggaaaaatatatagaagaaatgAATTACCCAGAGATGGTCTTATTAAAAAGTACACATACAACCTGatctatgcatatatttttttaaaaaggaaatttaaaaatgtatacatggaatgaaatgagataaatataGAGCAGTTCTAAAGTGAAAAGAAGTCTCCTCCTGACTTCTGACACTCCGTACCTCTCCCCCAAAGGTGACCTTTATTAACTGTCTTGTACATCCTTTGAGAATAATTTTCCTTCGTAAACCAGAAGACAGCTATATCACTTAAAACCTACATATgcaattatatatattcatatactatataacatatatatatatatattatatacacacacacacacacacacacacactcttttgctttttttctatattgCACTCTTGGTTTGTTTTAGTCAATAACATATCTTGGAGATCTTCCCCTACAGATGTATATCTATGGTACTCTTTTTTAACAgctgtatagtatttcattaaataggtgtactttaatttctttaaccAGTTCTCTACTACTGGACATtaagattgtttccagtttgtattttgggtttttggtattttttttattttttcaaacaatgctgcaatgaatttCCTTTCACACACTCTTGGCACATTTGTCAGGTTAATTTCTAGGAATGCAATTGCTGGTTTAAAGAAgctatgcatttaaaattttgacattgGGTCAAATTACTCTCCAAAAGGTAGCATCAATTTACATGCCTGATCAACAGTATATGCGAATTCTTAGTTATGCTTTATATCtctaagatggaaaaaaacagaTAACTGATCATTTTGTTTAGCATTTGTTTAGGAATTAGAGTGGATGTTTTTGATAAGTGTTCTTTTGGGCTTTGTACTTGATACTGAGCAACATTAAAGTCCAAAATTGGGAGGAATAGGTAACATAGATAAAGTTACAGAACACAAAAAGATCTAGACACTTCAAAAGTAGTTAGTGCAAATAAGATATAAGTTTGAGATACATGCAGGATTTTTATAgcaaacttgaaaaaaacaagTAGGTGACCTGTATTGAAGGCTAGTTTCCAATGAAGACAAACTCCTACATCTTAGTGCTTAACACAGAATTTTATTACATTACAGCCCCGTGCTGGTTGGGCAGCCCATCCCCATCTTGCCTTTGAATCTGCTAAAGTCACCACAGCAGAAGAGACAGCCTGGAAAATGCTCATGAGCTCTTTATTACCTTGCCCCCTTCCTATTTTCTTTGGTCAGAGTAAATGTCTGTTTGTGGCTGGGAAGTGTCAAGAAGCACCTGGATATTTGGGGAACATCAGTGGTCTCTTCCACTCTGCCAGCAGTTAACTCCTATGTCAAGCCTCAAAAAGAATGGGGGCATCATTGCCCAAAAGTTCACTTGAGAAAAGGGTGTTAGCAATGCGCCCGTCTCCTGAATGAGCAGTGCATTATTGCTGCATTACTAGAAGTAGAATGAAAACATCTCAGGAGATGACCCTATTTGGCTTGATTCTGGGTGACACATTTTAAGCGAGATTGATATTGACTATGTACAGAGAAACGTAGTGAGAACATGTAAGgatctatacattttttctagaaGACTAACCCCTCTGCTTAAGAAAATTATGGTGTTGGGGGGGAAAGTTTCTCCTCTATTCTTCTAGGTCTGTCTGTCTagtctaagaattaaattgacatgaggcagattaacaggagaaaatcaaatttaatttcttacatACTGGGCTCCATAAAAATATGGGGACCTACAGAGAATCAGGcaattgaggcttatatgccattaTGAACTAAGGAGAAGGGGTAGAATTCTGGGACTTCGAAGGGGAAGAAGGCAGTTTACatagagatggaaaagcaaatgcttGCTAAACAAATGTTAGCTATGTCTTAGAGAGAGTAGGACACAGAAAGGTCTTTGGTCTTCAAGTCCTGTCGAATTACCCCTACCACACCTAGCCCATATTCTTCGTAGATATCTGTGTTGATAGTGTGCTACCTGAGCCTAAATccttttaggcagttaagggTAAAAagctctttcttaaaaataatcagcctaaattAATTCTCAttccaaagaaacaaattttGAGGTGGGAAAATCCTGCTCCCCTACAGTATCCTGGAAGAGTTTTTAGGCTTGAAGAAGAGGGTAATGGTTTGCAGAGTGTAGAATAGACTTACTCTGTGTTGTTCCCAATGAGAGAACTAGATCCAGTTGATGGAGTTTTAGAAAGAGTTCTCTTAAAATGATGAATATTTATTCTGCAATTTGAATTCTTCATAAATCAAGCATTAGCCAGATGACATCTATGAAGAATATTGTAGAGAAGATTCCTGCTTACCATGAGAGATTGGTCTGGGGAATCTCTACGGCCTGTTTTCgaatctggatttttttctgatgaaTGTCAAACAgatacttctttttctttataaataggACACTGATGAAATTCAAGTTAACTATCCTGGAATGTTTGAATTGATGGAAGATTTACAAGGTAAGGCACTTTAAAGCATTTTCGATTCTATTTGAGAGTCGTATTTTGAGAGCAACTCTATGGCAAGCATGGAGGCTAAGCACTAGGAATACGCTGGTGAGGAGAAAGCAGGCtatcttcatggagcttataataTAAAATGGACACTGCAAGCATCCAGCATCTGCTACAAAGATAAACGTTAAGTTAGaattgtgataagtgctatgaagtaGAGGTAGATAGTGCTGTGACTGCCTATGAAAGGATGGCAGGACTTTCTTGAAGGGTGCATTTAAGGGTGATAGAACACATCAGTGACTTTATCCAGCAACAGTTGGGAGCTCAGGTCCAGGCACAAGAGAGCAGGTAGTTGGGTTAATGTAGGATTGGGGTTTGTGATGGAGTAGGTCCTGGTCTGGGAGATCTGAGAGAGTCGACAAAGTCTTGTCTGAAGAAGTGGTGATTGTGCTCCAAAAAAGGAAGATGAGCTACCTAGGtgaagaggggagggaagtgCACCCCAGGCAAggagagcatgtgcaaaggccctgttgTAAGAAAGAGCCTGGCAAGAACTGAAAGGACATTTTGGCTAGAATACAGGGAGTAAAAAGAAGATTAAATCGGTTGGGTAAATGGGGGCCAGAGATCATGCAGTATGATCTTACAGTCCTTGTTAAGATGGTTGGTCTCTATTTTAAAATGCCCTTTGAGGTATTTTCGTGGGGATAGGGAAGAGGGTTCAGGTGtcagatttgtattttgaaaagaatggaTTGGCAAATGAACTAGTCGAGGGACATATGGTGGTAAAGCTCTGTGAGAAATGATGGTAATTTGGGCTAAGATGGTGGCAGTGGAGACAAAGAGAAGTGAATGGATTCTAGAGGTATTTAGGAGGTAAGTTGGACAGTTCTTGCTGGTAGATTACCTGTGGCTGATGAAGGAGGGTGACGTTTCAAACATAACTGCTGAGTTTCTAGCTCACATAACCAGATAGGTGGTACTCTTCATTGATAGAGGAAACCAACTATGGGCAAGGACAGTTCTTGAGTTCACATTTGGATATGTTGGGTTTGAAGTGGTTTTGAAATATCTAAGAGGAGATGTCAAGAAGGCAGATGGGTATGTGGGTATGTAGCTTAGAGGAGGCAACTGGCCTGGTTAAAAAATTGTGATTTGCGAATAGGTGCTATTTCAAGTAATTGCTTAGAGTGAGAACATGGAGTAAGAAGAGAAAGTGGCTGGGTACTGAGCCTTTAGGAACCTAACGGTCCTAAGCCTTTAGGAACTTAGCATCTGCGTAGAAGGATGAGCCTacaaagaaactaagaaaaaattagCTAGCAAAGTGGtaaggagaaacaaaaggaaaatatagtaTTATCTAAACCAAGGGAAAGTTCAAGACAAATGgaacctaaaatatttaaaacaggtaACACTCAAAAACatcaaatgctgctgagaagCGAGGTATGGACTGGAAAAAACGTCCATTACATTTAGGAACAAGAAGGTTATGGTGACCGTGTTGAGAGCCGTTTTGTTAGCGTGATGGGAGTAGAAGTAATGAGTAGGTTGAGTGTAAGGTGAGGACAGCAAATACCTATTCTCTCAAGTTTGTGAAGAAGAGGTGAGAGACGGAAAGGTTACAGGTGTCAGAGGGGAAGATGGACTAGGAAATGGGATGaggtgtttctttgtttgtttgttttctgtcttaaGATTTTAGTTTCTTTAAGTGCTGATTGGAAGAATCTAAGTGCTTCCATAGAAGTGACTCTAGAAGAGAGAAGGGATGATCGATGTGTCAGGTTCCTGAAAAggtggaagggggaggagggataGTGCCAAAGGACATCAGTGCTTATGTTTAATAGCAGGAAGCTTCCATCTAAGGGATCAAACAGAGTAGTGTCATATACTGAGAATGAAAGGGTCAAAGGTTTGAGAATTGAGTGGAGATAATTTGAAATAGTCATTGTAGGGAATAGGAAGTGAATTGATCAGAGGAAGTTGCAGAATTTGAAGGGTGAATTTGAAGTTGGTCAAATACACCAATGACTTTCTCTAACAACAGTTGGCAGCTTGGGACGAAGAACAAAACAGATAGTTGGGTCAGTTTGGGTTGGGGTTTTGCTAGTTGAGAGTGACAAAAAGACAAAGGCAAAAGATAAGAGTGTAATTGAAATTATAGGCCAAAGAAGCTAAGAACTGGTTAATAGAttggaaggaagcagaggagatGTGCACAAGTGATCCCAAGGTGGTCAGAGAATGATCATGGTTGAAATACCTGAACACATTTGAAGGACAGGAGAATACGACCAGAAAATTAGATGTTTGAATTGATGATTTGGGAAGTAAAGTGATAACTTGGTCCAGGACATGTTACAGGTGAGGTGGCACAGTTGGGGTAAAAGAGAAGTCCAGTAGTGGTGAGGAGACTAAAAAATCTTAGAGGCCATGGTACTTGACAGTTATTAAATTGAAGTCACCCATGGTGGTGTCAGGAATTGGGGTACAGAGGGAAACTGAACCAGGTGGCACACGCTTTGATGAATGAGGGGAGTGGTTAGGACCCTGATGTCTGACAGCAAGTAGGAGTAGGGGAGGGCTCCGGCCACATGGTGTGGGTCTCAGCAGGGCAAGggtttttaatggaaaaagaatggCCTGGAAGAGTCTTTGAGCAGCAACAACTACAGACCCTACCTCTCAACCACAAAAGAGGTGAGGTATGCAGAAATACTCATCTACCATTGAGAGGGCTACTGGAGAATGATTGTCTCAAAGGAGAGCCTCAACTTACCTCAATGAGTATTGGTGAGCTTTGATTTTTTATTCCACAGTCTTATGGCATAAACAGTGTTGATGAATGGGAGAAGCCGAACAGATTATAAACATGTGTTCTGTGAAACCACAACTACATTTCCCCAAGGGAGCCTTAATCGGGATCTTGAAAAAGaggattataaaaatactttgtttacAGATGTATAGTTTGTTTTGTGAGTTTTGTTGTACTTGCTTCTCTCAATAGCCCTCTGGTAACTACTTCATGTCTGTATGACAAGTGAAAAACATTAGATTCAAAGAGAACGCTTGCCTCTTAGTGGAAGAATGAGGTGCCCAATTCTTGCCTTGACTCCTGAACTGGAACTCTCTTACCTGATTCTGCTGCTTCTTGTAGCTACCCATTTGTAACAGGACCATTTTACCCATCGTCCAGCCTCCTTTGAGTATTACAAGGGGAAAGATGTGTAGCTGAAAACTTACTGTTGtagtcatttttttattattattgggggaggggaacaggaatttattggggaacagtgtgtacctccaggacttttttccaagttaagttgttgtcctttcaatcttagttgtggagggtgccgttcagcttcaagttgttgtcttttcagtcttagttgtggagggcacagctcagctccaggtccagttgccgttgctagttgcagggggcgcagcccaccatcccttgcgggagtcgaaccagcaaccttggggttgagaggacacgctccaaccaactgagccatctgggagctcagcggcagctcagctcaaggtaccctgttcaattttagttgcagggggcgctgcccaccatccttgagggactcgaggaattgaactggcaaccttgtggttgagagcccactggcccatgtgggaatcgaaccggcagccttcagagttaggagcatggagctctaaccgcctgagccatctggccggcCCTGTTGTAGTCACtcttaattcattaaaatttaatacagtATTGGCAGCCTTAGCATGCATGCCCAAGATGACAGGGGACCAAGAGTAAATCACACACTTCCTCCTGAGCACTTGGCTCCCTCGATGTGATCACAGAGTCTCTTCATCCAAAGGCTTGAGAGATGGTGGTGGGCTGGTAATTTACCATTCAGActgtaatgataaaaatatttttcaaatatagcatttatttttgttatctaaTAAGTGCTGTGCTCATGAttcatttcaagaaagaaaagagaaagagactagAAATCAGACCTATCATTTGGAAGAGGTTGCTGCccactgatttaaaaatacagtacttTGTGTTAGGTACAATTCTGTGAGGCTTCCTAATatcctaattttatagatgagcaaattGAGACATCGAGAAGTTAAGTATCTTGTCCATGGTCACACTAAATTTGGAGTTATGATTTGAATCAAGAGTCCTATACTGCAAActtgatctgtgtgtgtgtgtttttttgttttttttttcatggaagcTAAATAGATGTTAGTAAATTGCATTAATCCTAATTGTATAGCTGCTTGTATTTTTAACACTATTCAAACGAAGGTAGAGAGTATTTCCAGCCCCCAGAAGGTTGCCTTATGTCCCCTCCCAGTTGATAATCTGGGTTTTAAATCAGTCGTTATTTTGAGGAACTGTTGCCTTTTATTTACCTTTAAGAGGTTTTGCCagtgcttttcttatttttattataaaaccttTTACACAAATAATGTGTTTtagtcttaaatttttctttaggaGGATTAAGAGGAATTATCTAAAGATGTAATAGTGATATTTAACGAAGTAGATAAAAACATTAACTGGttgattttctattctttcacttaccatttattgagcatctaccatgtaCCACCCACTGAGCAAATGATGGAAACACATAGTTCCTGATCTCAGGGAGCTTATGCTCTAttagagagacacagagagacagatatAGACAGAAAGTGCATTTAACTGTAGAATGAGattcttgttttttaaagcacaggGAGAGATTCAAGAGCAAAAGCCCCTACATCTGCTTAGGGAGTCAGGGATGCTTTTGCAGAAGAGGTAGCACCTAAGCTAAAATGAGTTTGCCAGGAGAATGAAGGGGGATGCGTGCAGGTTCGTgggtgtgtgtgttgagggggtGGGCATTGCATTCCAGGCCACGGAAACGGCCTGGGTAAAATTATAGAGATGTAAGAGGATACACACTTCTGTCCCTTTCCCAATTAAGGAACTGTACCTTAATTCAATATTGCTTAAACATGTAGAATGGGGAAATGATGATAAATGACGCAGGATAGTCTATCCCAGGCTTCTACATTTTATCAGGTGAGCCTAGTAGTGTCTTGGAAGAATTTAGCACAGAGGAGAGACTATCAGATTAGTGTGTTAGAGCTCATCTTCCAGCATTGTTCCTGAGCATATTTTATGAGGAAGGTAGGACTAGGTAGATCTTCCATAGTTAACTTGTTAtgcatgaggaaattgaggcacagagaaaagtaacttgctcaaggtgaTGTATttagtaaatggtagagccaggatttaaacccagtgTAGCATCCTGACTCAGATCCTGAAATCTCAAGTATTCTTGTGGTGGAAAGGTCAGAGGCAGCTAAGATGGAAAGAAGAGTGGTGAGGGGATgaatggaggaggggaggggcttgGCAGACTTCCAGGTGTGTGGCTTTGCAGACTGGAGTATGGTGTTACCTTCAAATTGGTTTTTGGTATTTTCATTGCATTGCACCTTTTTTCTTGATGGTTGTGGTATTTCTCATTTAAGCTGCCATTATTattaattcacagaaaaaaagtcaagaatgtTGACCTAATTTTACAAAACAAGTTGTATGTCAGCGATGAATGCATTTTTGGAGGCTTTCACAGTACTTTTAAGGTAagttcagttattttttatttcagacaaTACTCAGTATTGTGCCTTGTATACCAtaataaattagatatttttataagCAGTTGAACTTGACCTTAAAAATACTGTGAGAGTCGTAAACAGTTGCCTACTTTCCAGATTTATCTGTTATCCCAAAACCCAGAGCTGATCCCAATATATTTCCCAGGTGGTCTCCAGTAAAGGTCCACCAGGATGCATTATGAAGTGCTATCATTCCATTTTGAAGATAACAAAACTGCGTTTAATAGAGGTCATATGACTTTGCCCCAGGTTGTATAAGGGTCAGAACTGGGATTATGATCCCAATGTCTACACTTTTTGTGTCATATCACAGTGCTCCTGCGGGGTGAAGGAAAGTTCAATATGGCCGTGAACTTCCCTTATGAGGGAAGGGTGGGCTGCCCTAGCAGGACAGTTACTATGCTATCTATACAGCAGTGCATCTGAATTTCTGTATCAGAAAGAGCATTATGCCTAAGTCAGACCTAGGTCACACCTCAGGAAGAGCATTATGCCTCATAGCCTTAATTAGTTTAtcctaataataattatttagaaGGCATTTCATATGAAATTTCATAGAAATGCATTAGGTATTGACATTAAAAAAGTTAAACCTGTTTTCCACTAGTGTTGCCTGTTATGTAACGTGTGAGTCAGTCATGGTGATGGGAAGTTAAGCAGAAATGAAAGCACCAAAACCCTCATTAGCATAGAGTCCCATTTGACCTCCGGTCTCTTGATATAATTGATACTCACTATGTAGGAGATGGTTTTTAAATTCGATTGTGTAATAGGTCTAAACTGTTAGCATTAAAGTACTACAGAACCTTAATATTGGGAACTTTATTGGTTTCTTTTatgaaagtagaaaaacaaaactaagaaactgatttttgATCATGTAGAGAATAAATATAAAgtgtctttatttttgaaattcttttaattttgaggaCTTGTTTAAATGTGGCCTTTCAAACTAATTTTGTTTAAGtatacacataaaagaaaatcaaatatagaaCACTAATTTTTAATGAACAATAGAATAATATATTAACCTTAGCATTTAGCTATCAATttgaagaaatctaaaaataaattttaaaatactaagaaaaatgcccttgaaaagaatgcacatcatttttttcctattctgggATTAGTAAAGTAttgtaaaatctgaaaacacagcATAGCTTTGATACTGTCTAATGAGTCTGGGgtgacagagtcccagagagcagtttccaggctctcggcctcgcatgAGGGCTGCTGGCTCAAGGTGGTGGTTGGCCGTTGGCTGTAGCCGGTTGGCCAgttggctgctgatgtaactgaGGTGACTGCGTTGGATGGTTGgatggttggctggttggcaggcagaaaaaagtggacggcagattgcggattgtgtggatcctgctttGTGTGTGTCCCCTGGCCActagtgagaatatagtggtatatgactcccctatctatggctccgtgggtgttcctttttggcctcaccatatcctgtgttcttatatggggagtgggagctgagaccctatGTGACACCCTGCGTGACCGTCTTAAAGCCCTCTTGCAAGTTTCATGATCATACTTCTGTTTATGGTTTATAAGGAGTGTCTTGCCTTCCTTCAAAGAGCAGCTAAAAGGGGATAAAATGTGGCATCCTTGGGAATGCACTTGCCAACATCTAATGACCCACCTAGAGGGCCAGTCACCTCTCTTTTGCCCAGCTGACTTCCTTTAGACCATTGCTGGCAAGTACAGTGCTTATGGGCTTGCCTCCTGAAATTTGACTTCTTCACTTGTCCAGATGATTCAGGTAGTTTTGCCTTAGAGTCACTAAAGCCTAGCTACAGTCTGAGAGCAAAAGGAGATGATTTGAGTTATTTTACATGACTATTAGAGAATGATGACATTCTCTAGGTTGGATGACATGGGGTTAGATCTGTGGTATTGATTGAACTGCTGGGGTATTTGCTGTATTATCTAAAACTGCCTGTAGTGTATTTTTAGGTATGGGTGAGAGTAACTGTGCTTGGAATAGAAAAGCCCTGCTGCACCGGGACACAATGCTGGCGGCTGCTGCTGTGTATGGAGGTAAGGGAGCTGGCCATTCTCACACTGCCTCACTGGGGAACTTGTGCCCTGTCATGTTTACCCCTTAAAGGTGCCAGTGCTGCTTCCTTTCCTGTTGAGGCACCATCAGActtcttgcttttcctttcaaAACACAGATCCTGTAGCTCCATATCATTTTTCCAAACAGTTCTTACTCTTTCCGTACTGTCAGCTTCTCACGgttgaggatttaaaaaaaaaaaagaattttttttattgtagaataatggggaacagtgtgtttttcccaggcccatcagctccaagtcattgtccttcaatccagttgtggagggagcagctcagctccaagtccagttgctgttttcaatcttagttgcagggggtgcagcccaccatcccattagggaattgaattggcaaccttgttgagagctcatgctctaaacaactgagccatccagccgcccgtCTGGCAGCGGcggctcgttgtcttcaatctaattgtggagggcgcagctcactggcccatgtgggaacgaACTGGCAACCCCGCcattcagagcttgcgctctaaccaactgagctatctggccgccACGGTTGAGGATTTTTCATGTGAGGCATTCTCAGAATTCTGGGAGTATCCTAATATCCATTTCTCTTTGGAAGACATGACTTTTATAgagattatttttcctccttgCATTTTTGCAGACTTTAACCATTACCTGTCTTTATAGAAATGTACAGAAATGAGGATGGTTCAGTACCTGCGACATATCAGATCTATTACATGATAGGATGGAAATATCATGATTCACAGGTAAcattataaattacttttcttaGTGGGTTCatgtttccatttgctttttattatttatttacttagggtgggggattttttaaaaatacaattcagccTTAGAGgtataatttatctatttctaatatctttatcttattttcaGGCAAGACCAGCTCAAAGAGGTTCGGCAACGATGTCATTTGGAGAGTTAGGACAAATAAACAATCTTATGtcacaggggaaaaaatcaaaataaatattttattcaatgttaATGTAGTCCAGAATTTTCATCAGAGATAGGTAACTTTCACATCTAAAATTATTACATATTGAAGCAAGAAGCAATATATTAGCTATTTACTAGcagactttttaaataattaaaataacctaATAGTACACTGTATTTAGTAACCATTTCAGTTTCACATGGTTTCTGTTTTCACACAGATACTGTATCTAGTCATTTGAGTGCTTTATTTGCAGATTCAACCCAAAAGCAAGAAGATATTTCTCCGAAAAATCCACagatatgttcatatatataaatcAGTGACTTGATGGAAAAAATTATACATGCTGACATTTTGTGCCgtttttctccttctggtcttTTTGTTGTTTCCCTAAGAGGATCATAGCGTGAAGATGAGCAAAAGTACAAGTTGGTAGATTCTCTAGAGTTCTGGCtcttttagaataaaaacataGACTTTTTATAATGACTACTCTAGGATAATTAAGCCAAAAATGATTTGTGACATTGTCATTCTTTGTCATGAAGAGAACAGATGTTTATGTACCTCTCCAGAGCTATTACATAGTTTTTTACTTTAGAAGAGTGTATATCTTTATTGAAtctttcctcacttttttttatttagagtATCAGAATTCTAATCTTCTTTTTTACCTCCATGATTTGGGTGGGCCTCCCCTTAAGtaagaagagaatattttaaataagaaggCAAAATCGCATGTAAAAGTGGCAGCACAGTGATGAAAAGTGCTGTTTGTTGTTTCACTTGCCTTTGTCATTTCAGGCCTTGCCTCTATTATTCTAATACAAGTTTACTGTCCCATTGCCATCTGTCTAGTAgtgataaaaattatttggaagcCATCAAACTCAGACAGCTTAGTGtagttgggggttgggggactggggAAAATGGTAATAAGAAGGAAGTTGGGGAAGATGGCCAGCACAGAGTGAGTTCCTCACCAATCAGTGGCCAGGAATTTGCTCTCCTTTCATTTAATCAGGCAGGGTCCCGGCCTTCTCTTCAGCCGTAGGTAAGTTATTACAGTATTTGCttctttctcctgcctgccttccctccctctacCATACGTGTACCAAGCTCTTCCTGGGTGGGGCTGTGT is a genomic window containing:
- the NDUFAF5 gene encoding arginine-hydroxylase NDUFAF5, mitochondrial isoform X5, which gives rise to MFGGDTLYELRCSLQLAETEREGGFSPHVSPFTAVNDLGHLLGRAGFNTLTVDTDEIQVNYPGMFELMEDLQGMGESNCAWNRKALLHRDTMLAAAAVYGEMYRNEDGSVPATYQIYYMIGWKYHDSQARPAQRGSATMSFGELGQINNLMSQGKKSK
- the NDUFAF5 gene encoding arginine-hydroxylase NDUFAF5, mitochondrial isoform X4; this translates as MLCLHWVNDLPRALEQIHYVLKPDGVFIGAMFGGDTLYELRCSLQLAETEREGGFSPHVSPFTAVNDLGHLLGRAGFNTLTVDTDEIQVNYPGMFELMEDLQGMGESNCAWNRKALLHRDTMLAAAAVYGEMYRNEDGSVPATYQIYYMIGWKYHDSQARPAQRGSATMSFGELGQINNLMSQGKKSK